The nucleotide sequence TTTCACATATTCAATGGGATTGTATTTATGTACATGGCGGAATTCATCATTCAGAATATCCACCTTGGTTCCCACTTCCTTCAAAGCCGAATTATATAAGAAAATAACTGTCTCCCAGCTTGTCACACCTTCGTTCAGTTTCAGGGGCACTTCCATTTTCTTTTTCTTTCCATCCTTTCTGCCGGAATTATCTCAGGACGCCTGGGAGCCCTTTTCCAGCATTTTCTCAATTGTTACCAGTTTCACACAGATGACAAAAATATCTGTGGCAATTTTCAGATCTTCCAGCGTGGGATACGTAGGCGCAATACGGATTGTGGCGTCATGGGGATCCTTTCCACAGGGATAGGGAGCCCCTGCAGGTGTCATGGTCACACCGGCTTTTTTTGCTTTTGCCACAATGGCTTTTGCACAGCCCTCCAGCGCCTCAAATGCAATAAAATAGCCTCCTTTGGGTGCAATCCAGGTCCCTGCATCACGACCTTTCAATTCCCGCTCAAAGGTGTCGATAATCATCTCAAATTTGGGACGCAGAATATCCGCATGTTTTCTCATATGCTCGGTCATACCGTAAATATCCTTGAAAAATCTCACATGACGGAGCTGATTTACCTTATCATGGCCGATAGTTGCCACACGCATCTGTTCCCGGATTTCCACCAGATTATTGGCCGAAGCGGCGATTGCCGCCACACCGGAGCCAGGAAAACTGATTTTGGAAGTGGAGCAGAACTTATACACCATATCCGGATTGCCGGCCCGTTTACATTCTGCCAGAATTTCCACCAGATTATCCTGGTCAATATCATACAGATGATGAACGCCGTAAGCATTATCCCAGTAAATACGAAAATCTTTTGCCGCAGGTTTCAGCCTTGCAAAGCGCCGTACTGTCTCATCGGAATAGGTGATTCCCTGAGGATTTGAGTATTTCGGCACACACCAGATTGCCTTAATGGCGTCATCTTTACTCACAAGGTCTTCCACCATGTCCATATCGGGCCCGGTGGGAAGCATGGGTACATTAATCATTTCGATGCCAAAATATTCCGTTATGGTAAAGTGCCTGTCATATCCCGGCACCGGACACAGAAATTTCACCTTATCCAGCTTGCACCAGGGGGTATTTCCCATCACACCGTGGGTCATGGAGCGTGAAACCGTATCATACATAATATTCAGGCTGGAATTTCCGTAAATAATAATATTATCGGGATGGCATTCAATCATGTCGCCCAGAAGCACTTTTGCTTCCTGAATTCCGTCCAGTACCCCGTAATTCCGGCAGTCCGTACCGTCTTCACAGGTCAGGTCCGTATCGCTGTTTAATACATTCATCATTTCCATGGACAAATCCAACTGCTCTGCGGAAGGTTTCCCTCTGGACATATCCAGCTTCAGTCCGCTCTTGGCATATTTGCGGTAAGCTGATTCCAAAGACGCTTTTTCCTTTAACAATTCTTCTCTGCTCATTTCCTGATATGACTGCATATCTGATTCCTCCTGAACTTCCAGTATTCAAAATTATCTGATTTATCTGTCTTTTCTCAACCTTTCCTATTATGCACCATTCTTCTCAGATTGTAAAGTATTTTCTTTCATCAATTTACATCTGTCCGCACAGCGGAGACTTGTCAGCCAGGATTTGATTTGCTTTTCATATCCATTTTCTGTGGGCTCGTAAAAACGGGCTTCTGTCAGACCGTCCGGCAGATACTGCTGCTCTACATAGTGGTCGGGAAAATCATGGGCATAGAGATAGCCCTGTCCATGGCCCAGCTTTCCCGCGCCTTTGTAATGGGAATCCTTAAGATGTACCGGAACCGGAGCTGTCCTGGTGCTTTTCACAGCTTCCATGGCACGGTCAATCGCCAGACAGGAGGCATTGCTTTTAGGAGCGCTGGCCACATAGGTCACTGCCTGAGAAAGGATGAGCTGAGCTTCCGGCATTCCCACCCGCTCCACTGCCTGGGCGGCGCTGACTGCAACGGTCAGTGCGTTGGGATCCGCATTTCCCACATCCTCGGAGGCGCATATCATAATACGCCTGGCAATAAATTTAATATCTTCTCCCGCATAGAGCATTCTGGCCAGATAATAAACAGCCGCATCCGGGTCGGAGCCCCGCATACTTTTAATGAAGGCAGAAATGGTATCGTAATGGTTATCTCCTGACTTATCGTACTGCACCACCCGTTTCTGAATACATTCAGATGCTGTCTCCAGAGTGATGTGAATTTTTCCGTCCTCTCCTCTGGGGGTGGTGAGAATCCCCAGTTCAATGGCAGTCAATGCCGCTCTGGCGTCTCCGTTCGCCACATCTGCCAGAAATTCCAGCGCATCTTCTTCCAGTACTGCCTGATAACTTCCCATACCTTTTTCCTTATCGGTCACCGCCCTCTGAAGAATCTTTCTGATGTCTTCTTTTTCCAGAGGCTTCAGTTCAAAAATAATGGAGCGGGACAGCAGCGCCCCGTTCACTTCAAAATAAGGATTCTCCGTGGTGGCTCCAATCAGGATGACCGTACCGTCCTCCACAAAGGGCAGGAGATAATCCTGCTGGGATTTGTTGAAGCGGTGGATTTCATCAATAAACAGTATGGTCTTTTTCCCATACATGCCCTGACTGTCCTTTGCCTGTTTTACCACTTCCTCCATGTCTTTCTTCCCGGCAGAAGTAGCATTTATCTGGGTAAATTCCGCACTGGTAGTATTGGCAATGACTTTTGCCAGCGTGGTTTTGCCGGTTCCCGGAGGCCCGTAAAAAATTACGGAGCTGAGCTTGTCTGCCTGTATGGCCCGGTACAGCAGTTTGTCTTTTCCTATAATATGCTGCTGGCCCGCCACTTCCTCTAATCTGACGGGCCGCAGACGGCTTGCAAGGGGAGCTTCTTTCTCCTGGTTCTGCTCTCTCATATAATCGAATAAGTCCATGGCATATTCCTCCGCAATTTCTGGTATGATAATCAATGCTCCGGGGCAATATCATATCTTCCGAATATTATAAATATTATACCATTTTCCGGCTTATTCGTCACCTGTTTCAGTCAGGCAGACCTGAAAAATGTTTCATTCGAATATAAGTTCATCCACTGTCACAAATTCATACCCCTGGTTCTGCAGGGTATCTATGATTTCCATGGCGGCGGTTACGGAGGTTTCATATCCGTCGTGCATGAGTATAATATCATTTTCATGGAGATTTTTCATGGCCCGGTTCACAATCTTACCGTGATTCTGAATGGACCAGTCCAGAGTGTCCACATCCCAGAGCACTTCCACCATATTCACCTCGCAGTCCAGCTTCTCATGCCAGTCTCCGAAAGGCGGTCGCAGATAAGAAGGATACACTCCTGTAATTGCATAAATCAGCTCGTTGGTCCGGGTCACCTGGCTACATGCCTGCTCCATGGGCAGCTTGCTCAGCTGTTCATGCTTATAGGAATGGTTGCCAATCAGATGGCCTTCTTCCTGAATCTGTTTTACAATTTCCGGATACTTCTCCACTTCCTCCCCCAGCAGGAAAAATGTGGCTTTCACGTTTCTTTCTTTTAATGCCGCCAGCATTTCCGGCGTATATTGAGGATGGGGCCCGTCGTCAAAGGTAAGGGCTATCTTTTTCTTTTCTGTTCCTTCCTGCTCCGGCTGTTCCTGCGGCACTTCTCCTTCAGACGCTCCGGTGTCTCCCTGATTTTTCAGGGAATCAGATTCTTTCTGATTATAATTCTGATACTGATTCTGCTGCCGGCTCCCGGTCATCTGCCGCCATGTTTCCCGCACTGCCTTCCCTCTGCCGATTCCGCATACCACAAACAGCAGGATTACCCCAAGACAGAACAGGTCAAATCTGAGGCATTTTTCCCGGAAATGCAGCTTTTTCCAGTTGTTCCGGATATTTTTCCAGATATTTCTTCCGCTCATTCACTGAATACTCCACAGAGATTTCCTTAAAATATATGACGGAAGGGGCGGAAATTATCATTGAATTTATCAGATATGCCATTCCGGACAGCTATTGCTTCAGCCTCCGGTAAATCTCCCTGGTCTCCTGCCCGTCTCCGCTGCCCAGAAGATACCATGCCCCTTCTTCGGTTTTTATCAGGAGAAAGGGCGGCTCCTCAGGATTCAGGCATACAGACATGCTCTGTTCATAGCGGTTGCTGTAGAAGTTCCCCTTTTTCAGAGTCTCCATGCCTGTTCCGCTGTTCCTGCGGATATCCGGTTCCTCCTCCAGTAAAGTCACCTGCTCCATGTCCTGCTTTTCAATGCGGTATGCTTCCTTCCAGTGTTGTGCAATCAGCACGTCTTCTTCATAAATCAGCGATACGGGCGTAAATTCTTCCAGGATGACCCAGCCGCAGAGCGCGGACATTCCCAGAATCAGAGCGGCAATGATAAGGAGTGTTCCGTACTTCATCACCGGTTTTGCCATATTCCCGGTGACGCCCATGCCTGCCCTGGCCTCCACCATGGAACGGTTATCATCTTTGTTATAATAGAACATACCCCAGAGCCAGTATGCATCCTCATCTTCCCGGCATATGGACGCCTGTTCCAGATATTTTCTGCTGGTTTTCTCTGTCAGGCTCCAACAGTAAAAGCACAGTGCAAGGGCAGTCAGCCCGTACAGCAGGCTGGCAGTTATGATCAGCGGAAGAAACCACCTGGCAGGAGCGCGGAAGGCAAACAGCATACACCAGTTCAGCAGACCGGTTTCCCAGGCCAGGGCAGCGCAGAGCCAGCTCCAGTGATACCGGCGTATCTGTGCAATCTGCAGATTAATCCGGCTGTTTGGGGTGAACACTCTGGTTCTCAGCCTTTTCTGAACAGAGAGGAACAGCGGGAACAGCAGGGTTACCACACCCATGGTTATCAGAGTCACCTCCCAAAGCCAGAAATCTGCAGTTTGTCCTTCATGAGGAAGAAACAGTTCCGCCAGAGCCGGAAAACAGGCAAACAGGCAGCCGCTCCACAATGTTTTCCGGAAAAAAACAGGTTTTTCCGCTGCGGCCGCCGTCACATCCACCAGAACGCTGTTCCCGGTCTGCTCCCGGTCTTCCTGCGGCAGAGATG is from Lachnospiraceae bacterium JLR.KK002 and encodes:
- a CDS encoding aminotransferase, with the translated sequence MQSYQEMSREELLKEKASLESAYRKYAKSGLKLDMSRGKPSAEQLDLSMEMMNVLNSDTDLTCEDGTDCRNYGVLDGIQEAKVLLGDMIECHPDNIIIYGNSSLNIMYDTVSRSMTHGVMGNTPWCKLDKVKFLCPVPGYDRHFTITEYFGIEMINVPMLPTGPDMDMVEDLVSKDDAIKAIWCVPKYSNPQGITYSDETVRRFARLKPAAKDFRIYWDNAYGVHHLYDIDQDNLVEILAECKRAGNPDMVYKFCSTSKISFPGSGVAAIAASANNLVEIREQMRVATIGHDKVNQLRHVRFFKDIYGMTEHMRKHADILRPKFEMIIDTFERELKGRDAGTWIAPKGGYFIAFEALEGCAKAIVAKAKKAGVTMTPAGAPYPCGKDPHDATIRIAPTYPTLEDLKIATDIFVICVKLVTIEKMLEKGSQAS
- a CDS encoding replication-associated recombination protein A codes for the protein MDLFDYMREQNQEKEAPLASRLRPVRLEEVAGQQHIIGKDKLLYRAIQADKLSSVIFYGPPGTGKTTLAKVIANTTSAEFTQINATSAGKKDMEEVVKQAKDSQGMYGKKTILFIDEIHRFNKSQQDYLLPFVEDGTVILIGATTENPYFEVNGALLSRSIIFELKPLEKEDIRKILQRAVTDKEKGMGSYQAVLEEDALEFLADVANGDARAALTAIELGILTTPRGEDGKIHITLETASECIQKRVVQYDKSGDNHYDTISAFIKSMRGSDPDAAVYYLARMLYAGEDIKFIARRIMICASEDVGNADPNALTVAVSAAQAVERVGMPEAQLILSQAVTYVASAPKSNASCLAIDRAMEAVKSTRTAPVPVHLKDSHYKGAGKLGHGQGYLYAHDFPDHYVEQQYLPDGLTEARFYEPTENGYEKQIKSWLTSLRCADRCKLMKENTLQSEKNGA
- a CDS encoding polysaccharide deacetylase family protein; its protein translation is MSGRNIWKNIRNNWKKLHFREKCLRFDLFCLGVILLFVVCGIGRGKAVRETWRQMTGSRQQNQYQNYNQKESDSLKNQGDTGASEGEVPQEQPEQEGTEKKKIALTFDDGPHPQYTPEMLAALKERNVKATFFLLGEEVEKYPEIVKQIQEEGHLIGNHSYKHEQLSKLPMEQACSQVTRTNELIYAITGVYPSYLRPPFGDWHEKLDCEVNMVEVLWDVDTLDWSIQNHGKIVNRAMKNLHENDIILMHDGYETSVTAAMEIIDTLQNQGYEFVTVDELIFE